In a single window of the Terriglobus roseus genome:
- a CDS encoding sigma-70 family RNA polymerase sigma factor yields MNGAAVMDPVTGAIGGGFSEAGTYTAARPEVRAEDLALVAALQAGSDDAFRQLISQYSGPLYSLLLRSLADPADAADVTQDVFIKVFRSIGGFHGDSSLRTWIYRIAMHEASNSRRWWVRHKKAEITIDGDSSTDEDGELTFSLRDTLADGRDSPFENARQAQLRTTVEAALRDVPESFRTVVILREVEGMAYDEIAEILNINIGTVKSRLMRGRAALRTLLGARLPEFARPVHKKAPQSAARATAATSKEAR; encoded by the coding sequence ATGAACGGGGCAGCGGTGATGGATCCGGTAACAGGGGCAATCGGCGGTGGTTTCAGCGAGGCGGGTACGTATACCGCAGCGCGACCCGAGGTGCGTGCCGAAGACCTTGCGCTCGTTGCCGCGCTGCAGGCGGGATCGGACGACGCCTTCCGGCAATTGATCTCGCAGTACAGTGGCCCGCTCTATTCGCTCCTGTTACGCTCGCTCGCTGACCCGGCAGATGCGGCGGATGTGACCCAGGATGTGTTCATCAAGGTCTTCCGTTCCATTGGCGGTTTCCATGGCGACAGCAGTCTGCGTACATGGATCTATCGCATCGCCATGCATGAGGCTTCAAACAGCCGTCGCTGGTGGGTCCGGCATAAGAAGGCAGAGATCACGATCGACGGGGATTCCTCGACCGATGAGGATGGAGAGCTGACGTTCTCCCTGCGCGATACGCTCGCGGACGGACGCGATTCCCCTTTTGAGAACGCCCGTCAGGCCCAGTTACGCACCACCGTGGAAGCAGCCCTGCGCGACGTGCCGGAGAGCTTTCGCACCGTCGTCATCCTGCGGGAGGTCGAGGGTATGGCGTACGACGAGATCGCCGAGATTCTGAATATCAACATCGGCACGGTGAAAAGCCGCCTGATGCGCGGTCGTGCCGCCCTGCGAACGCTGCTGGGAGCCCGGCTTCCGGAATTTGCACGGCCCGTGCACAAGAAGGCACCACAATCTGCAGCGCGCGCAACCGCAGCAACATCCAAGGAGGCACGATGA
- a CDS encoding MFS transporter — translation MQHEAPPDTTKPHAHLGFLGLCCGVGVSTIYLCQPLLPEMGATFGVNAAAAGQVGVATQVGYALGMLSFTPLGDTLERRKLIMRMFAMVSVALLLQACAPSLPLLLLLSATSGAMACVTHIVLPIAPDLAAPRERGKAIGVVMTGLLSGVLLARTFAGWVSELAAHMTSRIASWRVVFLVAALVSAALVPAIKRLMPELPPKEKLTYGEAMRSLWDLLREEPLLRESCIVGALSFGTFSAFWNTFAFVMASHGQGAAVTGTFGLVAAAGAAVASTAGKLSDRRGPRFVLSVGLGILAMSYVGIYLTERVATHAQVAGHLHLWPYLLTLGAVVILMDIGMQGMQLGNQSRIFALRPAARSRINTIYMTCYFVGGAIASALSPILWQHYGIGGICGLELVFILLAIWRHATGRPVPRHVSRADVPMLPVE, via the coding sequence ATGCAGCACGAAGCACCGCCCGACACAACGAAACCGCACGCGCATCTTGGCTTCCTAGGCTTGTGCTGCGGCGTGGGTGTGTCGACCATCTACCTCTGTCAGCCGCTGTTGCCGGAGATGGGCGCGACCTTTGGCGTGAACGCTGCCGCGGCAGGCCAGGTCGGCGTTGCCACACAGGTTGGCTATGCACTCGGCATGCTCAGCTTCACGCCGCTGGGCGACACGCTCGAGCGGCGCAAGCTCATCATGCGCATGTTCGCGATGGTGTCGGTTGCGTTGCTGTTGCAGGCATGTGCACCCTCATTGCCGCTGCTGCTCCTGTTGAGCGCCACCTCCGGTGCGATGGCCTGCGTGACCCATATCGTTCTGCCCATTGCACCCGACCTTGCGGCGCCGCGTGAGCGTGGCAAGGCTATTGGGGTTGTCATGACAGGGCTGTTGAGCGGAGTGTTGCTGGCGCGAACCTTCGCCGGATGGGTATCGGAACTGGCCGCGCATATGACCTCTCGCATCGCGAGCTGGCGCGTTGTGTTCCTCGTTGCCGCGCTGGTCTCGGCTGCACTGGTACCGGCGATCAAACGCCTGATGCCGGAGCTGCCTCCCAAGGAAAAGCTTACCTACGGCGAGGCCATGCGGTCCCTGTGGGACCTGCTCCGTGAGGAGCCGCTGCTGCGTGAGAGCTGCATCGTCGGCGCGCTCAGCTTCGGTACGTTCTCGGCCTTCTGGAATACCTTTGCCTTCGTCATGGCGTCGCATGGACAGGGAGCTGCAGTCACCGGCACCTTCGGTCTCGTGGCTGCGGCAGGCGCCGCCGTGGCTTCTACTGCAGGCAAGCTGTCCGACCGCCGTGGCCCACGCTTCGTGCTGTCCGTCGGCCTTGGCATTCTTGCGATGTCGTATGTGGGGATATACCTTACGGAACGTGTCGCGACCCACGCGCAGGTGGCGGGACATCTGCACCTGTGGCCCTACCTGCTGACGCTTGGTGCAGTGGTCATCCTCATGGATATCGGCATGCAGGGCATGCAGCTCGGGAACCAGTCTCGCATCTTCGCGCTGCGGCCAGCGGCTCGCTCGCGTATCAACACCATCTACATGACGTGCTATTTCGTGGGTGGCGCCATTGCATCGGCCCTGTCGCCGATCCTGTGGCAGCACTACGGCATCGGTGGCATCTGTGGTCTGGAGCTGGTGTTTATCCTGCTTGCCATCTGGCGTCATGCCACCGGCCGGCCCGTTCCCCGGCACGTCTCGCGCGCCGACGTTCCAATGCTGCCCGTGGAATAA
- the murQ gene encoding N-acetylmuramic acid 6-phosphate etherase has translation MQLASLLTETRNPASEHIDALPTEQMLRVFNDEDATVAARVAEQIPQIAKAVDAIYERVQKGGRLFYMGAGTSGRLGVLDASECPPTYGVPRDLVVGIIAGGDPALRVSAEGAEDSREQGGIDLMANGFNQSPGQDVLVGIAASGRTPYVLGAMETAQQHGCLTIGLSCVPGSPVETASDIAITPATGAEVITGSTRMKAGTATKLALNMLSTGLMVKLGHVYGNLMTNVQTTNVKLVDRAERIIAAATGVTSHEAASLLKEGGSVRAAIVMQKLGMTREAAEARLAETNQILRKALGE, from the coding sequence ATGCAGTTAGCAAGCCTGCTTACCGAAACGCGCAACCCCGCTTCGGAACATATCGATGCGCTGCCCACAGAGCAGATGCTCCGCGTCTTCAACGATGAGGATGCAACCGTCGCCGCGCGAGTCGCGGAACAGATCCCGCAGATCGCGAAAGCTGTCGACGCAATCTATGAGCGCGTACAAAAGGGTGGCCGACTCTTTTACATGGGCGCGGGCACGAGCGGACGCCTGGGTGTTCTGGATGCCAGCGAGTGCCCTCCGACCTACGGCGTGCCGCGCGATCTGGTTGTGGGCATCATCGCCGGTGGCGATCCTGCGCTGCGTGTGAGTGCTGAGGGTGCGGAGGACAGTCGCGAGCAGGGCGGGATCGACCTGATGGCGAATGGCTTCAACCAGTCACCCGGGCAGGACGTCCTGGTGGGTATTGCCGCCAGCGGCCGTACGCCGTACGTCCTGGGAGCAATGGAAACCGCTCAGCAGCATGGCTGCCTGACCATCGGCCTCTCCTGTGTTCCCGGCTCGCCCGTGGAGACGGCGAGTGACATTGCCATTACGCCCGCAACGGGCGCAGAGGTCATAACCGGCTCCACGCGCATGAAGGCGGGCACGGCGACCAAGCTCGCACTCAACATGCTCTCGACCGGCTTGATGGTCAAGCTGGGTCACGTCTACGGCAACCTGATGACGAACGTGCAGACGACAAACGTGAAGCTCGTCGATCGCGCGGAACGTATCATCGCCGCGGCGACGGGCGTGACCTCGCACGAGGCTGCCTCCCTGCTGAAGGAGGGCGGTAGCGTTCGTGCGGCCATCGTCATGCAGAAGCTCGGCATGACGCGCGAAGCAGCCGAGGCGCGGCTTGCAGAGACGAATCAGATTCTGCGCAAGGCACTCGGCGAGTAA
- the bcsA gene encoding UDP-forming cellulose synthase catalytic subunit, which yields MLLRIFRIIVVCACTFVLFQFVSLYMSWSKQVIFGCLTVMVAMAINRAGRSRLLTISLMLLSIAATLRYGWWRIRMVVGYFSDDTNHRLSIDAVLMLVLLSAEIYTVAIMVLGYMQTSQRLERRPVPLPADESLWPHVDVLIPTYNEPLSLVRYTALAAINIDYPPEKLHVYILDDGTRKEFREFSEQAGVGYVVREKHNHAKAGNINHALTQMDSPVVTIFDCDHVPTRSFLQMTLGWFLVEDRLAMMQTPHFFYSPDPFERNLMQYKTIPNEGELFYGIIQDGNDLWNATFFCGSCAVIRRKALDEVGGIATETVTEDAHTSLRMQKKGWNTGYMNVAQAAGLATETLAGHVGQRVRWARGMIQILRTDNPLLATGMKLTQRLCYFNAMMHFMYAVPRLIFLVAPLAYMLGGRTIIPGYWLAILAYALPHLIISNMTNSRVQGTHRHSFWNEIYETVLAPYILFPTVLALINPKLGSFNVTDKGTTLDETKFDRKIAAPTTWLLLLNFAGILFAPYRFFVLDPTHPGVVLSNLFWILFNVVILGVAAAVAHEQKQRRASVRIPVRIPVVGTTSSGVQLLGMTEDMSVGGASLTLSGDLPELRPGEHVKLTFPVQTGDRTVTATVIRLNSGKLRAQFNSLTIEEEEVLTCALYSRADSWVNVRAKVERDRPFVSLGRIVVLSLTGLKQVMLGLLPEKRSPAPVPARAVSVILLALVSLAGLRMGAQNVGPSMAPFATGTTVPGGVASGTQIAGPEPTHIRFKDMGVAGEAELRGPHSYYPLHFILPHTLMPRTATLTIGYRFSAELSHAATASIRVLLNKTLIATITPDTAATRAGHYFILPITVPTDLLIRDNDLTMEFLGNGVLQTSGRAQAEVLARIANASELVVDGAALPFRTDISLLPLPLFDSDMQGTTTIPFVFPTQPDAKTVQAAGIVASWFGILASTKPIRFRVVVGAVPPGNAVVFVNKSSGQAFFPTTSAGASLQLSPNPSDPDGTALIVSGDNGDQVVQAARALSLRASHVDTGEPQQLLGNVLHVDDFALPTERAIDDAPRWVPTDRLVPLSKYIPQNAESTDGSRPVPVYFRVPPDLYYGETENLNLLLRYRYDAHAVAEGSALRTYINGTLINEAPLPAGEKRVDGQRQTLLPVANMRPFTNTLLFNFDFVPVRGAAGKQVQGSILKNSSLDLRNLNHWAQLPNLELFANAGFPFTQFADLGRTVVVLPRRPSGAEITLLLDMMGHFSRQTGYPALRVEVAGPDDLVREDRDYLILGAFGTQPAFAALHDNLPIALDADGVHAKTMDNYLTRAQRWWNGITGQPLPDQEFARDTSLADSVIEGIQSPYASDRSLVAVALRDDNVEPIFADLFLERSQSSDISRTVSLQRGDRFLSYELNVARYHVGNISRYTAMRIWLTQYFWVLLVCVVFCTLVLGRWLRDSLQARADDRLSAAKNEAHAVV from the coding sequence ATGCTGCTCCGCATTTTTCGGATCATCGTTGTCTGCGCCTGTACGTTTGTTCTCTTCCAGTTTGTGAGCCTGTACATGAGCTGGTCGAAGCAGGTGATCTTTGGCTGTCTGACCGTGATGGTCGCCATGGCGATCAACCGTGCAGGCAGGAGCCGGCTGCTGACCATCTCCTTAATGCTGCTGTCGATCGCGGCCACGCTGCGCTACGGCTGGTGGCGCATACGGATGGTGGTGGGCTACTTCTCGGACGATACGAACCATCGGTTGTCCATCGACGCCGTGTTGATGCTGGTGCTGCTTTCCGCGGAGATTTACACGGTCGCCATCATGGTGCTGGGTTATATGCAGACCAGCCAGCGACTGGAGCGCAGGCCTGTTCCGCTGCCGGCGGATGAGTCACTCTGGCCGCATGTGGATGTCCTGATTCCCACCTACAACGAGCCACTTTCGCTGGTGCGCTATACCGCGCTTGCCGCTATCAATATCGATTACCCGCCAGAGAAGCTGCACGTCTACATCCTGGACGACGGCACACGCAAGGAGTTCCGCGAGTTTTCAGAGCAGGCTGGCGTTGGATATGTTGTCCGGGAAAAACACAATCACGCGAAGGCCGGCAACATCAACCATGCGCTGACCCAGATGGATTCGCCGGTGGTCACCATCTTCGATTGTGATCACGTCCCCACGCGTTCCTTCCTGCAGATGACGCTGGGCTGGTTCCTGGTGGAAGACCGGCTTGCCATGATGCAGACGCCGCACTTCTTCTACTCGCCCGATCCTTTTGAGCGGAACCTGATGCAGTACAAAACGATCCCGAATGAGGGCGAACTGTTCTACGGCATCATCCAGGATGGCAACGACCTTTGGAATGCGACGTTCTTCTGCGGCTCCTGCGCAGTCATTCGGCGCAAGGCACTGGATGAAGTCGGTGGCATTGCGACGGAAACCGTTACAGAAGACGCGCATACCAGCCTGCGCATGCAGAAGAAGGGCTGGAACACCGGTTACATGAACGTTGCGCAGGCGGCCGGCCTGGCGACGGAGACACTCGCGGGCCACGTTGGTCAGCGTGTTCGCTGGGCTCGCGGCATGATCCAGATCCTGCGCACGGACAATCCGTTGCTGGCCACCGGCATGAAGCTGACGCAGCGGCTTTGCTACTTCAACGCCATGATGCACTTCATGTATGCCGTGCCGCGTTTGATCTTCCTGGTAGCGCCCCTGGCGTACATGCTGGGCGGTCGCACGATTATTCCGGGTTACTGGCTTGCCATTCTCGCGTACGCGCTGCCACATCTCATCATCTCGAACATGACGAACTCGCGCGTGCAGGGTACGCATCGCCATAGCTTCTGGAATGAGATCTATGAGACGGTGCTGGCGCCTTACATCCTGTTCCCGACGGTGCTGGCACTAATCAACCCGAAGCTTGGCAGCTTCAATGTTACGGATAAAGGCACTACGCTGGACGAGACGAAGTTTGATCGCAAGATCGCCGCACCCACCACGTGGCTGTTGCTGCTGAACTTCGCCGGTATCCTGTTCGCGCCGTACCGCTTCTTTGTCCTTGATCCAACGCACCCCGGCGTCGTGCTCAGCAACCTTTTCTGGATCCTGTTCAACGTCGTCATCCTCGGCGTTGCTGCGGCGGTGGCTCATGAGCAGAAGCAGCGCCGCGCTTCGGTGCGTATCCCGGTTCGCATCCCGGTGGTTGGCACCACGAGCAGCGGCGTGCAGTTGCTTGGTATGACGGAAGACATGTCCGTCGGTGGGGCCTCGCTCACTCTTTCGGGTGATCTGCCGGAGCTGCGGCCGGGTGAGCATGTGAAGCTCACCTTCCCGGTCCAAACCGGTGACCGGACAGTTACAGCCACTGTCATCCGACTGAATTCCGGCAAGCTGCGCGCGCAGTTCAACAGCCTGACGATTGAAGAAGAAGAAGTGCTGACGTGTGCGCTGTACTCCCGCGCTGACTCATGGGTGAATGTCCGCGCAAAGGTTGAGCGCGACCGCCCGTTCGTCAGCCTGGGCCGCATCGTTGTACTGTCGCTCACGGGCCTGAAGCAGGTGATGCTGGGTCTGTTGCCGGAGAAGCGCAGCCCCGCGCCGGTTCCGGCACGCGCTGTTTCCGTCATCCTCCTGGCGCTGGTGTCGCTGGCAGGTCTGCGCATGGGAGCCCAGAACGTCGGGCCTTCGATGGCTCCTTTCGCCACTGGGACGACCGTGCCCGGTGGCGTCGCATCCGGCACGCAGATTGCCGGCCCGGAACCGACACACATCCGCTTCAAGGACATGGGAGTGGCTGGTGAGGCCGAGCTGCGCGGACCGCACTCGTACTACCCGCTCCACTTCATCCTGCCGCACACGCTGATGCCGCGGACCGCAACACTCACCATCGGCTACCGTTTCAGCGCGGAACTGAGCCACGCCGCGACCGCGTCCATCCGCGTGCTGTTGAACAAGACTCTGATTGCCACCATCACGCCGGACACCGCGGCGACACGCGCCGGCCATTACTTCATTCTGCCCATCACGGTGCCGACGGACCTGTTGATCCGCGATAACGACCTGACGATGGAGTTCCTTGGGAACGGCGTTCTGCAGACCAGCGGAAGGGCGCAGGCGGAGGTCCTGGCGCGCATCGCCAATGCTTCCGAGCTGGTTGTTGACGGCGCTGCCCTTCCCTTCCGTACCGACATCTCGCTGCTGCCACTGCCACTGTTTGACAGCGATATGCAGGGCACAACGACGATCCCCTTCGTCTTCCCCACGCAGCCCGATGCCAAGACCGTGCAGGCCGCAGGCATTGTTGCCTCGTGGTTCGGCATCCTGGCCAGCACTAAGCCCATCCGCTTCCGGGTTGTCGTGGGTGCCGTCCCGCCGGGCAATGCCGTCGTCTTCGTCAACAAGTCTTCCGGGCAGGCATTCTTCCCGACCACATCGGCTGGCGCTTCGCTGCAGTTGAGTCCCAATCCTTCCGACCCGGATGGCACTGCGCTGATCGTCTCTGGCGACAATGGTGATCAGGTCGTCCAGGCCGCACGCGCGCTCTCCCTGCGTGCCAGTCATGTGGATACGGGCGAGCCACAGCAACTGCTGGGCAATGTGCTGCACGTGGATGACTTCGCACTGCCCACCGAACGGGCCATTGACGACGCACCGCGCTGGGTTCCAACGGATCGCCTTGTACCCCTGAGCAAGTACATCCCTCAGAACGCTGAGAGCACGGATGGTTCGCGCCCCGTGCCGGTGTACTTCCGTGTGCCGCCGGACCTGTATTACGGCGAAACCGAAAACCTGAACCTGCTGCTGCGCTATCGCTATGACGCACACGCCGTCGCCGAAGGGTCGGCGCTGCGTACGTACATCAACGGCACACTGATCAATGAGGCTCCGCTGCCGGCAGGTGAAAAGCGCGTCGATGGACAGCGTCAGACACTGTTGCCCGTCGCGAACATGCGTCCCTTCACGAACACGCTGCTGTTCAACTTCGACTTCGTACCCGTGCGCGGCGCGGCGGGCAAGCAGGTGCAGGGCAGCATCCTGAAGAATTCGTCCCTTGACCTGCGCAACCTGAACCACTGGGCCCAACTGCCCAACCTGGAACTGTTCGCCAACGCGGGGTTCCCGTTCACACAGTTCGCGGACCTGGGGCGCACCGTGGTCGTGCTGCCTCGCCGGCCCAGTGGCGCGGAGATCACGCTGTTGCTGGACATGATGGGCCACTTCAGCCGCCAGACAGGCTACCCCGCACTGCGTGTGGAAGTCGCCGGTCCGGACGATCTGGTGCGCGAAGACCGGGATTACCTCATCCTTGGAGCCTTCGGCACGCAGCCCGCCTTCGCTGCACTGCATGACAACCTCCCCATTGCGCTGGATGCCGACGGCGTTCACGCCAAGACCATGGACAACTACCTGACGCGCGCGCAGCGCTGGTGGAACGGCATCACCGGCCAGCCGCTTCCCGATCAGGAGTTTGCACGCGACACAAGCCTGGCTGATTCGGTGATCGAGGGCATTCAATCGCCTTATGCGTCCGACCGTTCGCTGGTGGCCGTTGCCCTGCGTGACGATAACGTGGAGCCGATATTTGCCGACCTGTTCCTGGAGCGGTCGCAGTCGAGCGATATCTCGCGCACGGTAAGTCTTCAGCGCGGCGATCGTTTCCTGTCGTATGAACTGAACGTCGCGCGCTATCACGTGGGCAACATCAGCCGGTACACCGCCATGCGCATCTGGCTTACGCAGTACTTCTGGGTACTGCTGGTCTGCGTCGTCTTCTGCACGCTCGTCCTTGGCCGGTGGCTGCGGGACTCTCTGCAGGCTCGTGCCGATGACCGCCTGAGTGCCGCGAAGAACGAGGCTCATGCGGTCGTCTAA
- a CDS encoding glycosyltransferase family 4 protein has translation MKIIQATFGVFHHFELARELNRRGHLERIYSTFPWKRLEREGVPHDKVETFPWLHTPQLLLSRKNLLPQALRRTLSYRVATTYDTWIARRMPPCDALIALSGAGLKAGKLLQSRGGVFLCDRGSTHHAYQSNILREEYRIWNVPYPSYDPRVEPREIEIYEQADAIVVPSQVCRDSFLQQGVAPDHVHVIPYGVRLDRFHPDGAPSTGPDAPFEVLFVGGVSLRKGIPYLLKAFAALPHPNKRLRVIGSLDPNFAPLLATLPQENVEFLGSLPQPQLVAYMSRSHVMVLPSIEEGLALVQGQALACGCPIIASTATGSEDLFTDGVEGFIVPIRSVQAITDRLQCFVDDPTLRDRMSAAALKRVKSFAGWSEYGDRWEALLHQLTQTKKR, from the coding sequence ATGAAAATCATCCAGGCTACCTTCGGCGTCTTCCACCACTTCGAGCTTGCGCGAGAGCTCAACCGCCGCGGCCACCTGGAGCGCATCTACAGCACCTTCCCGTGGAAGCGGCTGGAGCGCGAAGGCGTGCCCCACGACAAGGTAGAAACCTTCCCGTGGCTGCACACACCGCAGCTCCTGCTGTCACGCAAAAACCTGCTCCCGCAGGCGCTCAGGAGAACCCTTAGCTACCGCGTTGCGACCACTTACGACACTTGGATCGCTCGCCGGATGCCGCCTTGTGATGCGTTGATCGCGCTCTCTGGCGCGGGGTTGAAGGCGGGCAAGCTGCTGCAGTCGCGCGGTGGAGTCTTTCTCTGTGACCGGGGTTCAACCCACCACGCGTACCAGTCCAACATCCTGCGCGAGGAATACAGGATTTGGAACGTTCCCTATCCAAGCTACGATCCACGTGTGGAGCCCCGGGAGATTGAGATCTACGAGCAGGCGGACGCAATCGTCGTTCCCTCGCAGGTCTGCCGCGATAGTTTTCTGCAGCAGGGAGTAGCGCCCGACCATGTTCACGTGATTCCATACGGCGTTCGGCTGGACCGCTTCCACCCGGACGGCGCCCCATCCACGGGCCCTGACGCGCCGTTCGAGGTGCTGTTCGTTGGCGGTGTCAGCCTTCGCAAGGGCATTCCGTATCTCCTGAAAGCCTTCGCGGCGCTCCCCCATCCGAACAAGCGTCTGCGTGTGATCGGCAGTCTCGATCCCAACTTTGCACCGCTGCTGGCGACGCTGCCACAGGAGAACGTTGAGTTCCTGGGGTCGCTGCCGCAGCCACAACTCGTCGCGTACATGAGCCGCAGTCACGTGATGGTTCTGCCGTCCATTGAAGAGGGCCTGGCGCTGGTGCAGGGACAGGCACTGGCGTGTGGCTGCCCCATCATCGCCTCGACCGCCACCGGCTCGGAAGACCTGTTCACCGATGGCGTTGAGGGATTCATTGTGCCCATCCGTTCCGTGCAGGCCATCACCGATCGGCTGCAGTGCTTTGTTGACGACCCAACGCTGCGAGACCGCATGAGCGCCGCTGCGCTGAAGCGAGTGAAGTCCTTTGCCGGGTGGAGTGAGTATGGTGACCGCTGGGAAGCGCTGCTGCACCAGTTGACTCAAACGAAGAAGCGCTGA
- a CDS encoding tetratricopeptide repeat protein — protein sequence MRLFSRVPLLLLTFALSAATLPAQSSSSSSTNKPDDSAQDPQKPSSTVVRRAVEAGGSAVSLETSETLFTMAAALNSCGYDNGLESSLPVRAAIRAEMATAVKAGFEARAAHDTLCTYIDGHKQPGARNLAQYVSLALFLSPPPDLVLSVGEGDLPPDSQNVIGILPLLRDFAVKAQLHSIFARHRAEYEDAVLQVHDSVTRMLLETNVYLHQPVSSYDGRRFEVLLEPMLSPQAVNARIYGTDYFIAVSPTKVEDPSISKTSPGSRMSVSDRAAGLQMDQIRRMYLLYNVDPIIYARAGATNRLLPLLKTVSDAPIDFTYKSDIVALTTECLIKAIEARTMDVGIPKPAKPGAVKARTEIDDYNQALIDYDKKAEAVRRRQVLLDMESGWVLTGSFYDKLAIQDREGISLKESIGEMVYGMDVPSEVSKAKKIPFFAPDSTNLVAGAGITHARSPRRSLSIVDQAELKLQKGDRTGAEELAEKELATNPNSGDALYILARVKLTQGDPQAAYDRFTQVVANSKDPRTLAWSHVYLGRLYDTQRGNSRPKAVAEYKAALNTPGIQQDVRAAAEAGIQKPFAAPKRTVTDSDQSPDDEELDPTGKKQKESYKPSEEVIPTAPRR from the coding sequence GTGCGTCTCTTCTCTCGAGTTCCGTTGCTTCTCCTCACGTTCGCCCTGAGCGCGGCCACGCTGCCTGCACAGAGCTCGTCCTCGTCGTCCACCAACAAGCCGGACGATTCCGCGCAGGATCCGCAGAAGCCGTCGTCCACCGTGGTGCGTCGCGCGGTTGAGGCCGGTGGATCGGCCGTGTCGCTTGAGACCAGCGAAACGCTCTTTACCATGGCCGCGGCGCTGAACAGTTGTGGGTATGACAACGGGCTTGAGAGTTCGCTGCCCGTCCGCGCGGCGATTCGTGCGGAGATGGCAACGGCCGTGAAGGCAGGCTTTGAAGCCCGCGCCGCGCACGACACCCTCTGCACCTACATCGACGGACACAAGCAGCCCGGCGCGCGGAACCTGGCGCAGTATGTCTCGCTGGCACTCTTCCTTTCGCCCCCGCCCGATCTTGTCTTGTCCGTCGGCGAAGGCGATCTGCCGCCCGACTCGCAGAACGTCATCGGCATCCTGCCCCTGTTGCGGGACTTTGCCGTGAAGGCGCAGTTACACAGCATCTTCGCGCGTCACCGTGCGGAGTACGAGGACGCGGTTCTGCAGGTGCATGACAGCGTGACGCGCATGCTGCTGGAGACCAACGTCTATCTGCACCAGCCGGTGTCCAGCTATGACGGCCGTCGCTTCGAAGTCCTGTTGGAGCCAATGCTGAGTCCACAGGCCGTGAACGCTCGCATCTACGGCACGGATTACTTCATCGCAGTTTCGCCAACGAAGGTGGAGGATCCGTCGATCAGCAAGACCTCGCCGGGATCGCGTATGTCGGTCAGCGACCGTGCTGCCGGTCTGCAGATGGACCAGATTCGGCGCATGTATCTGCTCTACAACGTGGATCCCATCATCTACGCCCGCGCCGGTGCTACGAATCGCCTGCTGCCGCTGCTGAAGACGGTGAGCGATGCGCCCATCGATTTCACCTACAAGAGCGATATCGTCGCGCTGACGACGGAATGCCTGATCAAGGCGATCGAAGCGCGCACCATGGATGTTGGTATCCCGAAGCCGGCCAAGCCCGGTGCGGTCAAGGCGCGTACGGAGATCGACGACTACAACCAGGCTCTGATCGACTACGACAAGAAGGCCGAAGCCGTTCGTCGCAGGCAGGTGCTGCTCGACATGGAGTCGGGCTGGGTCTTGACCGGTTCGTTCTACGACAAGCTGGCGATCCAGGATCGTGAAGGCATCAGCCTGAAGGAGAGCATCGGTGAGATGGTCTACGGGATGGACGTGCCGTCAGAGGTGAGCAAGGCAAAGAAGATTCCATTCTTCGCGCCGGACAGTACGAACCTGGTGGCTGGTGCGGGCATTACGCACGCACGCTCGCCACGCCGCTCGCTTTCGATCGTGGATCAGGCGGAGTTAAAGCTGCAGAAGGGCGACCGCACCGGCGCGGAAGAGCTTGCCGAGAAGGAACTCGCAACCAATCCAAACTCGGGCGATGCGCTCTATATCCTGGCCCGCGTAAAGCTGACACAGGGTGACCCGCAGGCCGCGTATGACCGTTTCACGCAGGTTGTTGCGAACAGCAAGGACCCGCGTACGCTGGCATGGTCGCACGTGTACCTCGGCCGTCTGTATGACACGCAGCGGGGCAACAGCCGTCCCAAGGCCGTCGCCGAGTACAAGGCAGCGCTGAACACACCCGGCATTCAGCAGGACGTGCGCGCAGCTGCCGAGGCAGGCATCCAGAAGCCCTTCGCCGCACCGAAGCGCACCGTAACGGACAGCGACCAGTCGCCGGATGATGAGGAACTTGATCCCACGGGTAAGAAGCAGAAGGAAAGCTACAAGCCCAGCGAGGAAGTTATTCCGACAGCTCCGCGGCGGTAG